A stretch of the Uranotaenia lowii strain MFRU-FL chromosome 3, ASM2978415v1, whole genome shotgun sequence genome encodes the following:
- the LOC129752101 gene encoding nucleosome-remodeling factor subunit NURF301-like, with protein LEKREKRERDDEEERNRLTVNFVKYSLGLKHQVWKQKGEEYRIHGQWDWVWMSYGRRKKNKASRTRNEVGHVLIPIVAEVHKKLLKLDEQTHKAYQACLEGDFSSEFSSGDDALDSQLEEKFKQIETFPVPETFGEIDVCKALSIPGGRALYPKIAKKAPILDGLLQRRMDLKEAEERRIAKVKPDDEEIGVNVIQKPDQVLSRLGTCVEKQLQAIINSRNQTPMKAQVVLQNRPNAEKLESLVHQILPLREKYQQMSQSAYKCYSLDCNSGLCYSPSCAKKEQLKEQLYPLLKKVQSIENIPPASPVVAGNVKSILEQKLTESKTENFDTLLSNFTMSRYRALLDDWERAHRNLVEYDEQLIESMVESKPDPIPEEHNNNVTNEVEIKTEEAPDMVVKEEVVSTENEPNLNGSEQIDDSLKMNENSNSISENSCDEPRVTRRGRSRNSKNNSMVVEEPPEVKIKEEVPILPKREQKPNRRFALPSRSIKKEEAEEKEEAPDGSTRVYTVSSTKGRIYLVKSLPPLPEDSKTKSECKTVALTKPKYPMVNSFRTWNQNSSILMLPRHELLKLGRLGGRFSVTGFHHLAKNNNSVWPYPCPRPLFKTCWQFRTLNASTLAAVGLQLRIIWTCLRWDDMAMKPVTTDGKHQVTTESEIMSLEILKHRYAGVFNERMQYLRRKVVIPLELPKTVREVQSIRSGLRKRKRAESPQQTEPQVTEEWIDEDKLELWEIKLYGDKQEKLAQAAAAHAQHVTRTTTGKLPLSRQSTSNSSAESSNSSTPTSNGNSASNNIVNKSAVISNKASREEITEKMEQQLKIQRAAHNQKRAMEIKQQQDKDGATPAKQTIVQRRIIVKNPDGTTKVIQQSITQPANKAGNSATAASPAAGAGAAQSSGTPAKSEGSGPQKVQIIRGPDGKVSVRGLNPGQQLIQTADGKLHVLSAAPGSSPAASKQSIATKVGQKIITKVPAGSNVVATSPAAPSATQQQQQPQPVAPQQQQQQIIQQTQQQTVTQSPVVQKSHQQQVATTTVVSSPATVTQQLLAKSPNIIVRNQAGQPVKQIIQKQVVQKVQATSTTPQSTTVTPQKIIINQQQGTVQKIITSTGQIIATTAGGAQVQKVQVQSPNQQNLQQLLQGTSSAQSTNQSPVQTQKVLVATTPTGQTVQKQILIQNASPGAPQQIIINQAGGQKVVQQIVTSPGQQIMIGGQRIILNPAGGQKIISQQPIQIQQNQQIQQIQQVQQMQKVQQIHQVVAQPQQQQPQQIQIQIQPQQPAPQQQVQQVQQVQTIQAQPTALTQGQSLAQQLSSGKLQLANLNGQQVLIRPLGNNQAQVVAHIKTQPNGTAQIIPLANAIDPPAAPPPPAPVVQQVVQAAPVQTIQQIVQQQQQHQMVQQTLNTSGGSQATTTTTFQQLAAQHQPDPIEQTLLQGQPPGTVIKCVTAQVIQTQQGPRIVLQGLQGSEFTPQQSALVQQQVKQQLLKAQESNGKQGVLGPTKIYLAIQPSQQAQAVAAAQPPPLAPVQIKHEGGTTHIQLHQHAADSTVTTTTPMAEDSELPTTGSLISTTTTIKTAASTSNNDSKPQILSNIVINGSNTAAINPMVKKELQKVLASNLNKQNVLKIQQQEQQQCDLQVVDMIPGTETSGTLVVGNESVKSPDDEAEQGVKEECEKDDSFVLTPDYIQQTIKNALKQQNLNPEIEEKLLNLQRYQEKQMKTDDRSTAAIALQHNYSQISSPREHHNTPVKSKKRPYKGEDDDDEWFMETPKRRPAKSGSSSVSSVERKFPTSSAGFGDGPSAVKKRTISQNETSTSAAVAAVVASVAAASSNNASSSSGPPQDMPVPLETAVATPPVPNARSEAARKSNEKRKQQQTLMQQQQRQNKLQVQLNRHKEQLKKDILKKRSLLERDLQTQIQKELNVEMARCKQEQQQIKQEHHQREPTGKGTSASTAATGAAEKGSNKKKQISSASKENNQKTPKHANNPNKLEKPSKSNSKRMSKKKEKIYCVCRTPYDDTKFYVGCDLCNNWFHGDCVGISEEQSKDISEFVCSECKHARDTQELYCLCKQPYDESQFYICCDKCQDWFHGRCVGILQSEAEFIDEYICPNCQINNSVNFANMKSLSTKEFDNLKKLIKQIQQHKSAWPFMEPVDPEEAPDYYRVIKEPMDLQKIENKVDSKIYTTLSEFIGDMTKIFDNCRYYNPKESQFYRCAESLESFFVQKIKHFRENLVEKKAGASSSAS; from the exons TTGGAAAAGCGTGAAAAGCGGGAACGCGATGATGAAGAGGAACGAAATAGGCTCACGGTAAACTTTGTCAAATATTCGCTGGGATTGAAGCACCAAGTATGGAAACAGAAGGGAGAAGAATATCGGATCCACGGACAATGGGACTGGGTATGGATGTCGTACGGCCGAAGAAAGAAGAACAAAGCTAGCCGGACACGTAATGAAGTTGGCCATGTGCTGATTCCTATCGTGGCTGAAGTTCATAAGAAGCTGCTCAAGTTGGACGAGCAAACGCACAAAGCTTATCAGGCTTGTTTGGAGGGTGACTTTTCTAGCGAATTTTCTTCCGGAGATGATGCACTAGATTCGCAGttagaagaaaaattcaaacaaattgaaacGTTCCCGGTTCCAGAAACTTTTGGAGAAATTGACGTATGCAAAGCGCTGTCCATTCCCGGTGGACGAGCATTGTACCCAAAAATCGCTAAAAAGGCGCCAATTTTGGATGGTTTGCTTCAACGGCGGATGGACTTGAAGGAAGCTGAAGAACGTAGAATTGCAAAAGTAAAACCAGATGATGAAGAAATTGGAGTCAATGTGATTCAAAAACCGGACCAGGTTTTGTCACGGCTAGGAACTTGTGTGGAAAAACAATTGCAAGCTATTATCAATAGCCGAAATCAGACCCCGATGAAAGCTCAGGTGGTTTTACAAAATCGTCCAAATGCGGAAAAACTTGAAAGTTTGGTACACCAAATTTTGCCCCTGCGTGAAAAGTATCAGCAAATGAGTCAGTCCGCTTATAAGTGTTATTCTTTAGATTGTAACAGCGGCCTGTGTTATTCGCCATCATGTGCAAAGAAAGAGCAACTCAAAGAACAGTTGTATCCCTTGCTGAAAAAGGTACAATCAATCGAGAACATTCCGCCGGCAAGTCCTGTAGTGGCTGGCAACGTAAAATCCATACTGGAACAAAAACTTACAGAAAGCAAAACAGAAAACTTTGATACTCTGTTGTCTAATTTCACCATGTCGCGATACCGTGCACTTCTGGATGATTGGGAACGTGCCCATCGGAATCTGGTGGAATACGACGAACAACTGATTGAATCAATGGTTGAAAGTAAACCGGATCCCATACCGGAAGAGCACAACAATAATGTCACCAATGAGGTTGAGATTAAAACCGAAGAAGCTCCAGACATGGTCGTTAAAGAGGAAGTTGTGAGCACTGAAAATGAGCCAAATCTAAATGGGTCGGAACAGATCGATGATAGCCTCAAGATGAACGAAAACTCAAACTCGATCTCGGAAAATTCCTGCGATGAACCGCGAGTCACTCGACGGGGACGTTCAAGGAACAGCAAAAATAATTCTATGGTTGTCGAGGAACCACCGgaagtaaaaataaaagaagaagTACCAATATTACCGAAGAGAGAACAAAAGCCGAATAGAAGATTCGCTTTACCATCCAGGAGCATAAAGAaagaagaagcagaagaaaaGGAGGAAGCCCCTGATGGCAGCACCCGGGTGTACACCGTAAGTTCAACGAAAGGAAGAATTTATCTGGTTAAAAGTTTGCCTCCGTTACCGGAAGACAGCAAAACCAAATCTGAATGTAAAACTGTTGCCCTGACAAAGCCAAAGTATCCCATGGTAAACAGTTTCCGAACCTGGAATCAAAATTCCTCGATTTTGATGCTGCCGCGACACGAGCTTCTGAAATTGGGTCGTTTGGGAGGTCGGTTTTCGGTCACTGGATTCCATCACCTGGCCAAAAACAATAATTCCGTTTGGCCTTATCCTTGCCCACGGCCGTTGTTCAAGACCTGTTGGCAGTTTCGCACCCTGAATGCTTCAACGTTGGCTGCCGTAGGTTTACAGCTACGCATCATCTGGACCTGTCTCCGGTGGGACGATATGGCCATGAAGCCAGTTACCACCGATGGGAAACATCAG GTGACTACAGAATCCGAGATTATGTCTTTGGAGATTTTGAAGCATCGATACGCGGGAGTTTTCAACGAGCGTATGCAATATCTCCGACGAAAGGTTGTCATTCCACTGGAACTCCCAAAAACTGTTCGAG AGGTTCAATCGATACGTTCAGGATTGCGAAAGCGTAAACGTGCCGAGTCTCCCCAGCAAACCGAACCGCAGGTTACAGAAGAATGGATAGACGAAGACAAGCTCGAGCTGTGGGAAATCAAACTGTACGGAGATAAACAAGAAAAACTGGCCCAGGCTGCTGCAGCCCATGCTCAGCACGTCACCAGAACGACAACGGGCAAACTTCCACTCAGCCGACAGTCGACCTCGAATTCTTCGGCCGAGTCCTCCAATTCCTCAACCCCTACCAGCAATGGTAATAGTGCCTCCAACAATATTGTCAACAAATCCGCCGTTATCTCCAACAAGGCGTCTCGGGAGGAAATTACCGAAAAGATGGAGCAACAACTTAAGATACAGCGTGCAGCCCACAATCAGAAGAGGGCAATGGAAATTAAGCAGCAGCAAGACAAAG ATGGCGCAACACCGGCAAAACAAACGATTGTTCAGCGTCGGATTATTGTCAAAAATCCGGATGGTACCACCAAAGTTATCCAACAGAGCATCACTCAACCGGCAAATAAAGCGGGAAATTCGGCTACAGCAGCTTCACCCGCCGCTGGTGCTGGTGCAGCTCAATCTTCAGGAACTCCCGCCAAATCGGAAGGTTCCGGTCCACAAAAGGTTCAAATCATTCGTGGTCCAGATGGCAAGGTCAGCGTACGTGGTCTTAATCCTGGCCAGCAGTTGATCCAAACGGCCGATGGAAAGTTGCATGTCTTAAGCGCTGCTCCTG gtTCAAGTCCGGCTGCTAGTAAACAGTCTATTGCCACAAAGGTTGGTCAGAAGATAATAACTAAAGTGCCCGCTGGCTCGAATGTGGTTGCAACATCTCCTGCGGCTCCTTCAGCcactcaacaacaacaacaaccgcaACCAGTCGCgccccagcagcagcagcaacagattATTCAACAAACGCAACAACAGACTGTAACTCAATCGCCGGTGGTTCAAAAATCCCATCAGCAACAAGTTGCAACAACCACTGTTGTGAGCTCCCCAGCCACGGTAACGCAGCAGTTGTTGGCCAAATCACCGAACATTATTGTTCGCAATCAAGCCGGACAACCTGTTAAACAAATCATCCAGAAACAGGTGGTACAGAAG gTTCAGGCGACTAGTACAACACCTCAATCAACTACTGTAACGCCTCAAAAGATCATCATTAATCAGCAGCAAGGAACTGTTCAAAAGATTATAACCTCTACTGGACAGATAATAGCTACCACAGCTGGTGGTGCTCAGGTTCAGAAAGTTCAGGTTCAAAGTCCCAACCAGCAGAACTTGCAGCAGCTTCTGCAAGGAACAAGTTCCGCCCAAAGCACGAACCAAAGTCCGGTCCAAACTCAGAAGGTTTTAGTAGCTACGACACCTACCGGCCAGACAGtacagaaacaaattttgattcagaatgCCAGCCCGGGTGCTCCGCAACAGATAATTATCAACCAAGCGGGAGGCCAGAAAGTTGTTCAGCAAATTGTAACATCACCAGGTCAGCAGATAATGATCGGTGGtcaaagaataattttgaaccCAGCCGGGGGACAGAAAATTATCAGCCAACAGcccattcaaattcaacaaaatcagcaaattcaacaaattcagCAAGTGCAGCAAATGCAGAAAGTGCAACAAATTCATCAAGTTGTAGCGCAACCACAACAGCAACAGCCTCAACAGATTCAAATCCAAATCCAACCACAGCAACCTGCCCCACAACAACAGGTTCAGCAGGTTCAACAAGTTCAAACTATTCAAGCGCAACCTACTGCCTTAACTCAAGGACAAAGTTTAGCCCAACAATTATCGTCCGGCAAGTTGCAACTTGCTAACCTGAATGGACAACAAGTCCTTATTCGACCACTGGGAAATAATCAGGCTCAGGTGGTGGCTCACATCAAAACTCAACCAAACGGAACCGCTCAGATTATTCCTTTGGCGAATGCTATCGATCCACCGGCTGCTCCGCCACCACCAGCCCCAGTGGTTCAGCAGGTTGTTCAGGCTGCACCGGTTCAGACCATTCAGCAGATtgtgcaacaacaacaacagcaccaGATGGTGCAGCAAACGCTGAATACCTCTGGAGGATCTCAAGCCACCACCACGACTACCTTCCAACAGCTTGCCGCTCAGCATCAACCAGATCCGATTGAGCAAACACTCCTGCAGGGTCAACCACCGGGTACAGTGATCAAATGCGTTACGGCGCAGGTCATCCAAACCCAGCAAGGCCCACGGATAGTGCTCCAAGGGCTGCAAGGCTCCGAGTTTACTCCGCAACAGTCTGCTTTGGTGCAGCAACAGGTCAAGCAACAGCTACTAAAAG CTCAAGAGTCTAACGGAAAGCAGGGTGTGTTAGGGCCCACCAAGATCTACTTGGCCATCCAACCGTCACAACAGGCGCAAGCTGTGGCCGCCGCTCAGCCGCCACCTCTGGCACCGGTGCAGATCAAACATGAAGGTGGAACTACACACATACAGCTGCATCAACAT GCTGCTGACTCAACCGTTACGACGACCACCCCGATGGCAGAAGACTCGGAGTTACCGACAACGGGATCACTAATCAGTACCACAACCACTATCAAGACGGCTGCCAGTACGAGCAACAACGACAGTAAACCACAAATTCTTTCGAACATCGTGATCAATGGAAGCAATACTGCAGCCATCAACCCGATGGTAAAGAAGGAGCTCCAGAAAGTGCTCGCTAGTAATCTGAACAAACAGAACGTgctgaaaattcaacaacagGAACAGCAACAGTGTGATCTCCAGGTGGTGGATATGATTCCGGGAACCGAGACAAGTGGCACCTTAGTTGTCGGTAATGAGTCTGTTAAGTCTCCCGATGATGAAGCTGAACAAGGTGTCAAAGAAGAATGCGAGAAGGATGATTCATTTGTCCTGACCCCGGATTACATTCAGCAAA cgaTAAAAAATGCCTTGAAACAACAAAACCTGAATCCTGAAATCGAAGAGAAACTGTTGAATCTGCAACGTTACCAGGAGAAACAAATGAAGACCGATGATCGATCAACAGCAGCCATTGCTCTTCAGCACAATTACAGCCAGATAAGTTCACCTCGGGAGCATCATAACACCCCGGTGAAATCTAAAAAACGACCTTACAAGGGTGAGGACGATGACGACGAGTGGTTTATGGAAACGCCGAAACGTCGTCCCGCGAAATCCGGTAGCAGTTCGGTTAGCTCGGTCGAACGAAAGTTTCCAACATCATCCGCCGGCTTCGGAGATGGACCCAGTGCGGTCAAGAAGCGTACGATCTCACAAAACGAAACGTCAACTTCGGCAGCGGTGGCCGCCGTTGTTGCTTCAGTTGCTGCGGCTTCTAGTAACAACGCATCTTCATCCAGCGGTCCACCCCAGGATATGCCCGTTCCGTTGGAAACTGCTGTCGCGACACCTCCGGTACCTAACGCCCGCTCAGAAGCTGCTCGCAAGAGCAACGAAAAGCGGAAACAGCAGCAAACACTGATGCAGCAACAGCAACGGCAAAATAAGCTGCAG GTTCAGCTAAACAGGCACAAGGAGCAACTGAAGAAGGATATTCTCAAAAAGCGATCTCTCCTGGAACGGGACCTACAGACGCAGATACAGAAGGAGTTGAACGTTGAAATGGCTCGATGCAAGCAGGAACAGCAGCAAATCAAGCAGGAGCATCACCAGCGAGAGCCAACCGGGAAGGGCACGTCTGCTTCTACGGCCGCTACCGGTGCGGCCGAAAAGGGTTCCAACAAGAAAAA ACAAATCTCATCGGCATCCAAGGAAAACAACCAGAAAACGCCAAAGCATGCAAACAATCCCAACAAGCTGGAAAAGCCATCAAAGTCCAACAGTAAACGAATGTcgaagaagaaggaaaaaatctaCTGCGTCTGTCGGACTCCTTACGACGATACTAA ATTCTACGTTGGTTGTGATTTGTGCAATAACTGGTTCCACGGGGATTGTGTGGGTATTTCCGAGGAGCAGTCCAAGGACATCAGCGAGTTTGTGTGTAGCGAGTGCAAGCATGCCCGGGATACGCAAGAATTGTACTGTTTGTGCAAGCAGCCGTACGACGAGTCGCA ATTCTACATTTGCTGTGATAAATGCCAGGACTGGTTCCACGGTCGCTGTGTTGGCATTCTGCAGAGCGAGGCGGAGTTCATCGATGAGTACATCTGCCCGAACTGTCAGATCAACAATTCGGTCAATTTTGCCAACATGAAGTCGCTCAGTACCAAGGAGTTTGATAATCTGAAAAAGTTAATCAAACAGATACAG cAACATAAAAGCGCGTGGCCTTTCATGGAACCGGTCGATCCGGAAGAAGCCCCTGATTATTACCGTGTGATAAAAGAACCAATGG AtctccaaaaaatcgaaaacaaagtCGACAGTAAAATCTACACAACTCTTTCGGAGTTTATTGGCGACATGACCAAGATATTCGACAACTGTCGCTACTACAACCCGAAGGAGTCGCAGTTCTACCGGTGTGCCGAGAGTCTCGAGTCGTTCTTTGTGCAGAAAATCAAACATTTCCGGGAAAACTTAGTGGAGAAGAAAGCTGGCGCTAGCAGCTCTGCTTCGTAA